One Desulforhopalus sp. DNA segment encodes these proteins:
- a CDS encoding ATP-binding protein: MARADLLIRLVQSGIRGDKATFRKVVEAIIAEERTKQHKVLAEKLEEMLNTAPIERPVTNGGGPMLDQRMGNLFHEVMPQRKLSDLILPDEVQQICQGLIQEQHRTDLLRSYNLEPRNRLLLIGPPGNGKTSLAEAIAEALVVPLLVVRYESVVGTYLGETAVRLKKLFEYASTRKCVLFFDEFETLGKERGDLHETGEIKRVVSSLLMQIDNLPSHVMVIGATNHAELLDRAVWRRFQVRMTLPGPTRARLTEWFEKFERRINIPLGYAPGTLAKRLQESNFAEVEEFGTTVFRQYVLEQPNADMKEIVSKTLQHWSARSVTVAQQDGPEVKDA; the protein is encoded by the coding sequence ATGGCAAGAGCGGATTTACTAATTCGCCTTGTCCAATCCGGCATACGGGGCGACAAGGCCACATTTAGAAAGGTCGTCGAGGCGATCATCGCCGAAGAACGAACCAAGCAGCACAAGGTGCTGGCCGAGAAGCTCGAAGAGATGCTCAATACCGCACCGATTGAGCGTCCCGTTACCAATGGCGGTGGCCCTATGTTGGATCAGCGCATGGGCAACCTGTTCCATGAGGTCATGCCTCAACGAAAACTCTCGGATCTCATCCTGCCGGATGAGGTGCAGCAGATTTGCCAGGGCCTGATCCAGGAACAGCACAGGACCGACCTGCTCAGGTCATACAACCTGGAGCCCCGCAACCGCCTGCTCCTCATCGGACCGCCGGGCAATGGCAAGACGTCGTTGGCCGAGGCCATTGCAGAAGCACTGGTGGTTCCACTGCTTGTGGTTCGTTATGAGAGCGTCGTGGGTACATACCTGGGTGAGACCGCTGTCCGCCTGAAAAAACTGTTTGAGTATGCATCCACTCGGAAATGCGTCCTCTTTTTCGACGAGTTTGAAACCCTCGGCAAGGAACGCGGTGATCTGCACGAAACCGGTGAGATCAAACGCGTGGTGAGTTCGCTGCTCATGCAGATCGACAACCTGCCGAGCCATGTGATGGTCATAGGGGCAACCAATCATGCGGAACTGCTGGACCGTGCAGTATGGCGGCGCTTCCAGGTCCGCATGACACTGCCCGGCCCGACCCGTGCTCGCCTGACAGAGTGGTTCGAAAAATTCGAGCGCCGGATCAATATCCCTTTGGGATACGCGCCTGGCACTTTGGCCAAACGTCTCCAGGAATCGAATTTCGCGGAAGTCGAAGAGTTTGGCACGACCGTGTTCCGGCAGTATGTGCTCGAACAACCGAACGCCGACATGAAGGAAATCGTGTCCAAAACCCTCCAGCACTGGTCCGCCAGATCAGTCACAGTAGCTCAACAGGACGGACCGGAGGTGAAGGATGCCTGA
- a CDS encoding S8 family peptidase, with protein MPERPLLLFPTPEVTSKSNLGGGGGRSHLPTHFRQGERLAPKFTQLQEAVRARNIEIQQAVTGIDPEQVLVMETIGSVEDFANAVKRIDGFEWMGEFEIDEIGPDQDFFDEKHPEKELSGRLYMVMTNQRALDEMLSMWRRYTDQEDPKQKFDGGLTKFRDVFLRLKDIRRWDVKDRLLETGVIDAWREDLEHDGGRLIRFEVELWFRNSEEKRSQSSAIVASLIQQLGGHVLAESLHEGIAYHGILAELPANAIQAVVDNPNTELVKCDSVMFFRPVGQMLAGEGLLEDEAVYSDLEEHSLPDGEPVIAVFDGLPLANHRLLNGRLIVDDPDNVESTYNANERVHGTSMASLIVHGDLNDGLRPLGRPVYVRPIMQPIPNDFRAPRREHIPDDVLLVDLIHRSVKRLFEGDGSEGPVAPSVRVINLSIGDPYRQFLQSMSPVARLLDWLSLTYGVLFIVSAGNQSDAIQLGISRTEFESSDPQEQETAVVKALFSDARNRKLLSPAESINGLTVGSVQYDSSHFGAVNNRFNPFLQFLPSPVSAFGSGYRRAIKPDIVFPGGRVLYQEDLRSSRRDNYVIKPVEPSIRNTPPGNKAAIPARQSGSLEGIAYSCGTSNAAALMSRAAGICYDSLQQIFEEQATEVDARIHEAPLLKAMLVHGCAWGDVGAQVGDLLRTPENNRQLSGLVSRWMGYGVPQVDRVLDCTEQRATLLGFGQLSDGEAHVFRLPLPPSLGARPEWRRLTVTMAWLSPISAGTQKYRTASLWFEVGGVVPAKDRKESCSGTDGWRAVRRGTVQHEVFEGQRAEPFIDGEVIEIKVNCREDAGKIHNPVAYGLTVSLEVAEGVDIAVYNEIRTRIAPAIQIQQATDQGRG; from the coding sequence ATGCCTGAACGCCCACTACTCCTTTTTCCGACGCCTGAGGTTACTTCCAAGTCGAATCTTGGCGGCGGAGGTGGTCGTTCGCATCTGCCGACACATTTTCGGCAAGGGGAAAGGCTGGCTCCAAAATTTACTCAGCTACAAGAAGCTGTTCGCGCCCGTAACATTGAGATCCAGCAAGCTGTGACGGGCATAGACCCTGAACAGGTCCTTGTTATGGAAACCATCGGGAGCGTCGAGGATTTCGCCAATGCTGTGAAGCGTATCGATGGCTTTGAGTGGATGGGTGAATTTGAGATCGACGAAATAGGCCCTGATCAGGACTTCTTCGATGAAAAACATCCGGAGAAGGAGCTGAGTGGCCGCTTATACATGGTCATGACCAATCAGAGAGCTCTGGATGAGATGCTCTCCATGTGGCGTCGATATACGGACCAGGAGGACCCAAAACAGAAATTCGACGGTGGGCTCACGAAGTTTCGTGATGTATTTCTGCGCTTGAAAGATATTCGCCGGTGGGACGTCAAAGACAGGCTTCTGGAGACCGGGGTGATTGATGCCTGGCGAGAAGATCTGGAGCATGACGGCGGCAGGCTTATACGGTTTGAAGTCGAACTTTGGTTTCGAAACAGCGAAGAGAAGAGAAGCCAAAGCTCAGCAATTGTCGCGAGTCTGATCCAGCAACTCGGCGGGCATGTCTTAGCTGAGTCACTGCATGAGGGCATTGCCTATCATGGCATATTGGCCGAGTTGCCAGCCAATGCCATCCAGGCCGTTGTCGATAATCCGAATACAGAACTGGTGAAATGTGACAGCGTCATGTTCTTTCGGCCTGTCGGACAGATGCTTGCCGGGGAGGGACTTCTCGAAGACGAAGCAGTCTATTCTGATCTTGAAGAACATTCACTGCCGGATGGAGAGCCGGTAATTGCTGTTTTTGATGGGCTTCCATTGGCAAATCATCGACTCTTGAATGGAAGGCTAATCGTCGATGACCCTGACAATGTAGAAAGCACCTATAACGCCAATGAGCGCGTGCATGGCACATCGATGGCGTCTCTGATCGTCCACGGTGACCTTAACGATGGGCTGCGGCCATTAGGACGACCAGTGTATGTTCGTCCGATTATGCAGCCGATTCCAAATGATTTTCGGGCACCTCGCCGTGAACATATTCCGGATGACGTCCTGCTTGTGGACCTCATTCACCGATCCGTGAAAAGGCTATTTGAAGGCGATGGTTCAGAAGGCCCGGTGGCCCCTTCTGTAAGGGTGATCAATTTATCGATTGGTGATCCATATAGACAGTTCCTGCAGTCCATGAGCCCTGTAGCAAGGCTACTGGATTGGCTCAGTCTCACCTATGGTGTGCTTTTTATTGTAAGTGCTGGGAATCAGTCAGACGCTATACAACTTGGGATTTCACGGACCGAATTCGAATCTTCAGATCCCCAGGAGCAAGAAACTGCTGTTGTTAAAGCGCTTTTTTCAGATGCCCGGAATCGCAAGCTTCTCTCACCAGCTGAGAGTATCAACGGGCTGACGGTTGGTTCAGTCCAATACGATTCGTCTCACTTCGGGGCGGTCAATAACAGATTCAACCCGTTTTTGCAGTTTTTGCCGAGCCCGGTTTCAGCGTTCGGCAGTGGTTATCGCAGAGCGATCAAGCCGGATATTGTCTTCCCGGGAGGCAGGGTCCTGTACCAGGAAGATCTCAGGTCTTCACGGCGAGATAACTACGTCATAAAGCCGGTCGAACCCTCGATCCGGAATACTCCGCCAGGCAACAAAGCCGCTATCCCTGCTCGGCAATCTGGAAGCCTTGAAGGTATTGCCTATTCTTGTGGAACCAGCAATGCCGCTGCTTTGATGAGTCGTGCCGCTGGTATTTGTTACGACTCACTTCAACAAATCTTTGAAGAACAAGCTACGGAAGTTGATGCTCGTATTCACGAGGCCCCTTTACTGAAAGCCATGCTCGTTCATGGCTGTGCATGGGGAGATGTTGGCGCTCAAGTCGGGGACCTGCTGCGCACGCCAGAGAACAATCGACAGTTAAGCGGACTTGTGAGCAGGTGGATGGGCTATGGCGTTCCTCAAGTAGACCGCGTACTGGATTGTACTGAGCAGCGAGCCACCTTATTGGGCTTTGGGCAGCTTTCTGATGGCGAGGCCCATGTGTTCAGATTGCCGTTGCCGCCTTCTTTAGGCGCTCGGCCTGAATGGCGACGGCTGACCGTTACCATGGCATGGCTTTCGCCAATATCCGCAGGGACACAAAAGTATAGAACAGCAAGTCTATGGTTCGAGGTCGGCGGAGTTGTGCCTGCTAAAGATAGAAAAGAAAGCTGCAGCGGGACCGACGGCTGGCGTGCAGTAAGGCGGGGAACAGTACAACACGAAGTGTTTGAAGGCCAGAGAGCGGAGCCGTTCATCGACGGGGAAGTTATCGAAATCAAAGTGAACTGCCGGGAAGACGCAGGGAAAATTCATAACCCTGTCGCGTATGGATTGACCGTGTCGCTGGAGGTAGCCGAGGGCGTCGACATCGCTGTTTACAACGAAATCAGAACTCGCATTGCACCTGCGATTCAGATTCAGCAGGCAACAGATCAAGGTAGAGGGTAA
- a CDS encoding DEAD/DEAH box helicase: MESLWQYSTVHNSACKVIEEQTLWGQTVCRVWLPNQDAVVRVPRSALRPLSADLQPEIEAGRIAYVAAAAKVAEVLEGSTSATEGHVLLAPMESNVIPLPHQIHALSRAISGDRVRYLLADEVGLGKTIEAGLVMRELKLRGLVRRTLVVSPKGIATQWVAEMQTHFNEQFQLVLGDDIGTLQRLAPGADHRSSAWSMFDQVIVSLDSVKPMDKRRGWTAERVAEYNHSRFEDLITAGWDLVIVDEAHRLGGSTDQVARYKLGKGLAEAAPYVLLLSATPHQGKTDAFHRLMNLLDDDAFPDMDSVSRDRVAPYVIRTEKRKAIDADGKPLFKPRRTQMAPVAWESRHRLQQLLYEAVTDYVREGYNQALREKKRHIGFLMILMQRLVVSSTRAIRITLERRLAALKEGEQQASLRLAELENGTEGSESPDDEMAELYDMDGQELLDELLKSHVSALQSEGSHVETLLEAAVRCEQAGPDAKAEALIEWIYKLQAEENEPDLKVLIFTEFVPTQQMLKEFLEARGISVVTLNGSMAMEERGAAQDAFRKSHRVLVSTDAGGEGLNLQFAHVIINYDIPWNPMRLEQRIGRVDRIGQPKTVQAINFVFEDSVEFRVREVLEQKLSVIFDEFGIDKTGDVLDSAQAGELFEDVFASAILNPDGIETSVDHTVARIRDEIQQVREASAIYGISEEPDVQTAERLRSHPLPHWVERMTVGYLNSHGGAASRKRSWWDLNWPDGQEHRKAVFSAREADRLTDATLLNLENSRVRGLALNLPQVAAGQPLPCVTVSGLPASISGLWGLFEIRLQAGMHQKTQLLRIPMVRRGYVSVFLSEEGKLFLPTARHIWDALQTAEAEVQATLGQDDSITAHERLQIAAEQAGQELFDALQQAHLASVNREEERGMVAFTSRRKAIERVGLPEVRQYRLARCAAEENEWRHELQSARQIVPEIRSLLMLRIIKGGAQ, encoded by the coding sequence ATGGAGTCGCTTTGGCAATACAGCACCGTTCATAACAGCGCCTGCAAGGTCATCGAAGAACAGACCTTGTGGGGGCAGACGGTGTGCCGTGTCTGGTTGCCGAACCAGGACGCGGTAGTGCGCGTGCCCCGCTCCGCCTTGCGGCCGCTGAGTGCCGATCTGCAGCCGGAGATCGAGGCCGGGCGCATTGCCTATGTGGCCGCCGCAGCCAAGGTGGCCGAGGTGCTCGAAGGTTCCACCAGCGCCACCGAGGGCCATGTATTGCTGGCTCCCATGGAGTCCAACGTCATTCCGCTGCCGCACCAGATACACGCCTTGTCCCGGGCCATCTCCGGTGACCGCGTGCGCTACCTGCTGGCCGACGAGGTGGGTCTCGGCAAGACCATCGAGGCCGGGCTGGTCATGCGCGAGCTCAAACTGCGCGGACTGGTGCGTCGGACATTGGTCGTCTCGCCGAAGGGAATCGCTACCCAGTGGGTGGCGGAAATGCAGACCCACTTCAACGAGCAGTTCCAGCTCGTGCTGGGCGACGACATCGGCACATTGCAACGCCTGGCTCCAGGGGCGGATCACCGGAGCTCAGCCTGGTCGATGTTTGATCAGGTCATCGTCTCCCTGGATTCGGTCAAACCCATGGACAAGCGGCGCGGCTGGACCGCCGAGCGCGTCGCCGAATACAACCACAGCCGGTTCGAGGATCTGATTACCGCCGGTTGGGATCTGGTGATCGTGGACGAAGCGCACCGCCTTGGTGGCAGCACCGATCAGGTCGCCCGCTACAAACTCGGCAAGGGGCTGGCGGAAGCCGCGCCCTATGTGCTGCTCCTTTCGGCGACTCCCCACCAGGGGAAGACCGATGCCTTCCATCGGCTGATGAACCTGCTGGATGACGATGCCTTTCCGGATATGGACAGCGTCTCCCGCGACCGGGTGGCTCCGTATGTCATCCGTACCGAGAAGCGCAAGGCCATCGATGCCGACGGCAAGCCGCTCTTCAAACCCCGGCGGACGCAGATGGCCCCGGTGGCCTGGGAGAGCCGTCATCGCCTGCAGCAGCTCCTTTACGAAGCGGTGACCGACTATGTGCGCGAGGGCTACAACCAGGCCCTGCGCGAGAAAAAGCGCCATATCGGCTTCCTGATGATCCTGATGCAGCGTCTGGTGGTCTCCAGCACCCGGGCGATCCGCATTACGCTGGAACGACGGCTCGCGGCGCTCAAGGAAGGCGAACAGCAGGCCAGCCTGCGCCTGGCGGAGCTGGAAAACGGTACGGAGGGATCGGAAAGCCCAGACGATGAAATGGCCGAGCTGTATGACATGGACGGCCAGGAGCTGCTCGATGAGCTGCTGAAATCCCACGTGTCGGCTCTGCAGAGCGAAGGAAGCCATGTTGAGACCCTGCTCGAAGCGGCGGTCCGTTGTGAGCAGGCGGGTCCGGATGCCAAGGCCGAGGCTCTGATCGAGTGGATCTACAAGCTGCAAGCCGAGGAAAACGAACCGGATCTGAAGGTGCTGATCTTCACCGAGTTCGTGCCGACCCAGCAGATGCTGAAGGAGTTTCTGGAAGCCCGGGGAATCTCGGTGGTCACCCTGAACGGCTCCATGGCCATGGAGGAACGTGGGGCAGCCCAGGATGCCTTCCGCAAATCGCACCGCGTATTGGTCTCCACCGATGCGGGCGGTGAGGGTCTGAACCTGCAGTTCGCCCATGTCATCATCAACTACGACATTCCCTGGAACCCCATGCGGCTAGAGCAGCGTATCGGCCGCGTGGACCGTATCGGCCAGCCCAAAACCGTACAGGCGATCAATTTCGTATTTGAGGATTCAGTCGAGTTCCGGGTCCGCGAAGTTCTGGAGCAGAAGCTCTCGGTGATCTTCGACGAGTTCGGCATCGACAAGACCGGCGACGTGCTCGACTCGGCGCAGGCCGGTGAGTTGTTCGAGGATGTGTTCGCCTCGGCCATCCTTAATCCTGACGGCATCGAAACCTCCGTCGATCACACGGTGGCCAGGATTCGGGATGAGATTCAGCAGGTGCGCGAGGCCTCCGCCATCTACGGCATATCCGAAGAGCCGGATGTGCAAACCGCTGAGCGTCTGCGCTCGCATCCGCTGCCCCACTGGGTGGAACGGATGACGGTGGGCTACCTCAATTCACACGGCGGCGCAGCCAGTCGCAAGCGCTCATGGTGGGATCTGAATTGGCCGGATGGCCAGGAACACCGCAAAGCCGTATTCAGCGCTCGGGAAGCGGATCGTCTAACCGACGCAACCCTGCTCAATCTCGAAAACAGCCGTGTCCGTGGTCTTGCCCTGAACCTGCCCCAGGTCGCGGCAGGTCAGCCATTGCCGTGCGTAACCGTAAGCGGGCTGCCAGCCAGCATCTCCGGACTCTGGGGGCTCTTTGAGATCCGTCTTCAGGCCGGAATGCACCAGAAGACACAACTCCTGCGCATCCCCATGGTGCGGCGTGGCTATGTCAGCGTGTTTTTGAGCGAGGAAGGCAAACTGTTTCTGCCCACGGCCCGGCATATCTGGGATGCGCTGCAGACAGCGGAAGCCGAGGTGCAAGCCACCCTCGGGCAGGATGACTCTATCACCGCCCATGAGCGTTTGCAGATTGCTGCCGAACAGGCCGGACAGGAGCTATTCGATGCCCTGCAGCAGGCGCACCTCGCCTCGGTGAACAGGGAAGAGGAACGCGGCATGGTCGCCTTCACCTCTCGGCGCAAGGCCATCGAACGAGTTGGGCTGCCCGAAGTGCGCCAGTACCGTCTGGCCCGCTGCGCTGCTGAGGAAAATGAGTGGCGGCATGAACTGCAATCAGCGCGGCAGATCGTACCGGAAATCCGGTCTCTGCTGATGCTGCGGATCATCAAGGGAG